TAACATGAGTAGCCACGATGTAGCACAGGCATGGCGACGGCCGATAGGTCTTCTTTTTATAGATGGGGATCACAGGTATGAAAGCGTTAAAAGGGATTTTCAATATTGGGAACCACATGTTCTTTTAGGTGGTTTAATCGTTTTTCACGACGCCACTGATCCCAAATGTGGTCCATTTAGGCTGATTCGTGAGATAATGGAAAGTGGGCGTTTTCAGCACGTTGATACGGTGGGAAGGATATGCGTTCTTCGTAAAATCTATCATGACCCATGTTCTGCAAGCGTTCCTTTGCTTGGACCACGACGAATTTTGGTAGTCGTTGCGGGGTTTACCCTTAACGGCGGGCTACTTCGATTCGAACGGGTAGGTAGGGTCCTTAGGAAGTGGGGACATGAAATAGTTTTCGTGGATTTGACTGGCGACGTCAAACAAAAAAGGGAGTGGTCGCCATCATTTCCCGTTGTTTCTTTAGATCAAGCGCTACAACAACAGTGGGATTCTGTCATGGTTCCTGGTGCTGGCTTCCCCGAATGGGCTATTAGAACCTTGCGTGTATTTCAAAAAAGAAATTTTGGGATCAGAGTGCAGCACATATTAAATGATCAATCGAGATTTGATCGTTTTAAAATTGTTAATCGATATTTCAAACCTGATATAGTTATTTTTAACAACGACCATTGGCCTCCCGGATCTTTCACTGACTTCACCGGTAGTAGGTTTTATACTCTTATCGGAGCTGTTGATACAAATTCTTTTCGCCCTTCTACTTATAGATCACATCCACTAAAACCCGGAAGTTGGATCATTGGTGGTCTGGCATCCAAAAATCCTGAACCTCTTGTTGAGTCTCTACGATATTTACCACTTAATATGGTGCTGAAGCTTTATGGCAAGGATGTCCATGGGTTAGAAAAAAGATATGAGATCTTTATTCGTCAAGGGCGGCTCCAGCTATTAGGAGAGATTTTTGATGAAGACCTCTGTCGATTTTACCATAATGTCGATTGTGTAGTAATGACAGAGATGCATGCCGGCTGGTCTAATCTGGTAGCAGAGGCCATGGCCAGTGGAACCCCGGTGGTTTGCACTCCTCTTGGTACTGGTCCGATTGCCTATCATGAACGCACAGCTTTAATATTAAAAGAGCCAAACCCCAGAGAAATTGCTAAAAACGTTTTAAGATTACAGAGAGAGCCTGAATTGTGTAGACAGCTGGCCGAGTCAGCGCGGCAGGTCATTTGCTCCTATTCATGGGAAGAATACGCGCGTCAATTATTACGTTTAATTCACTATGATGGTCGGCATCACTATACATATGCTCCTTCATTTGGATTATACGGCAAATGGCCACTTGAGCACCGTATTGCAGGTCTTGAATCTTTGCTTGATCAGGCACATGGTTCGACTATTATCGATATTGGAGCAGCGGAAGGTCTAATTGCCAGAGAATTCTTGAAAAGAGGTGCGAAAATAATACATGGCTTTGACCTTGATCCTGGAATGGTAATGACTGCTAAAGCTATTTGTGCAAGGTGGAATAATGCGATCTTTAGACATGCCGACATATCTAATTGGGATGATTTTTATAATTCTAATGCAGATATACTACTAAAACACTATGATATTGTTATTTATCTAGGTGTTCACCATCACTTACCACCTGAGAGTCGCAAGAATGTATTACTCAAGCTTTTAAATATGTCTAAAAAGTATTTTGCTATCCGCACTACACAGAAACTCTACATGGAAGACTCTTTGGAAGACATGATACTAGCAGCTGGATTTCGTGAGATAAACAATGAGTCTAGCAGAGGAAGACGATCAGAAATGGGACTTCTAAAGATCTTTGAGAGGCAAAATGTGAGAGAACAACGTCATTCGCTGATTAGGCATTTTGTTTCCTATCCAAAATCAGGGCGTACATGGATACGTTACATACTATATCAGTTAGGTGTTGATAAAGAAATTGTGTTTCATCATGATGGATTTGAATTTAACGACCCAGCTTGTCCCCCACACAACTTTAGCATAGAAGATCGTATTAGGCGCTATGGTGATGTCGATAGACTTGTTTATTTAGAGCGAGATCCTAGGGATGTTATGGTGAGCTTGTATGCACAAGTGACCGGTCGTTTCAAGGACTTTTTTAATTACAAAGGATCGATCTCTGATTTCATCAGAGATCCTTATTTTGGTGCACATAATCTTCAGAAATTTAGGGTAATGTGGGATTATCTTATCAGACGTTTTGGATTTCTTAAGATTACCTATGAAGAGTGCCATCGAAATATGGAATTGGTAATTGAGAAGCTGTTGAAGTATTATGGTTTCAGTGTGTCAAAAGAATCAATCCGGAGAGCTGTTGAAAATGCTCGGTTCGATAAAATGAAGCAACTAGAGCAATCTCGGACTTTTCCTTATCCATGGTTAAGGCCAAGAAATGATGCTCCAAAGGTGCGTAAAGGTAAGATAGGTTCATTTGTAGAAGAACTTAACAACGAAGATATTGAGTATCTGAACAAGATATTCTCTTGTTGTGCGAAAAATAGTGTTAAATAAGGATCTAGTGTTGATAAATATTAGTATGGTTGATAATGTAATATTTCATTGTATGAGTATTATGTTAATTAGGTCATAACGTGAGTAAGGAATAATAAGCAGTATCACATATGGTACCATTGAGTATGGTTAAAATGTGAATGTCTGCTGATATGAATGTAGCTATTTGTACATTGGTGAAATAATGTGAAGACGAACCTTCTGATATGAATCTAGTGGTAAAAGATAGGTGATTTTATAGATATAACTTCATATATTAGGTAAAATTATATGTTGTAAAGTTGATACGAGTGGTTGTTATAGTGTCAATAAGAGTGTAATATTGAAAAGGCTATTTTGTATTAGTATTTGTTTATAAATATCACATTAAAAGGTAATGTTCTTGTGGCATAAGGTAGTTAATTGAACAATTTGTAATTGATCTGTGAATTAATGATATAGTAAACAATAGTATGCAGGGTAATAACAAGATAAAACTAGTAAAATGTATGAGGGTATTTAGATGCTAAGAGTAGCTGATAGTAGTAACAGACGTGTGTACCCACCATCATGCGAATATGATGGTTATGATGGTAAAGTGGCGATTGTCGTGCTAGGTATGCATCGGAGTGGCACTTCTGCTATGGCAGGGGTACTTCATCATCTTGGTGTAAATATGGGTAAGCTGTTGTTGGAAGCTAATAAATACAACAAAAAGGGCTACTATGAAAATAAGAATATAGTTGATTTTAACAGGTCAAAGCTTCTACCAAAGTTGAATATGACATGTACTGATCTGAATTTACCATCAAGCGACTCTATAGAAGCATTGACTGCTGATAAAAATATGATATCTGCTGCTATGGATGTTATAAGACAGGATTATGAGCATAGTGTAGTATTTGGTATGAAGGACCCGAGGTTGTGTTTGTTGTTTCCCTTTTGGGATAAGGTTTTGTGTGAGATGGGATGTGCTGTTAAGGTGATAATCATGTACAGAAATCCTCTTGAGGTGGCATTATCACTCTTGAATAGAGATAAGATACCCGTTGTGTACGGAGTGGTACTATGGGCTAGGTATATGCTGTCTGCCGAGTATTTTACGAGATCCACGTCGAGGTTATTCGTCAATTATGATGACGTGATTAAGCGTACTAAGTATGCTATTGGAAAAATACAGCGATATCTGAGGCCAAATGTTGAGCTTAACATGCGAAATGTTAGCTTAGTGGAAAGTTTTGTTGACTATAAGCTCAAGCACTTCCGGGTTGACAATATCAGCAAGGCATATGGTGGCTATCAATGGTTAAAAGTTCTCAACGGCATAATACTGAGCTTAACAAAAGCTAGTACAAACTGCAGTATAAAAACCTTAGAGATAATAGATGCAGTGAGAGGGCAGTATGAGAAACATAAACCTGTATTAGACAGAGCTTTCCCCAGTATGGCATCGTTGATATTGTGAAGATCAGTATGTTGTTTTCATAATGCGTTTTTAGTTGCATGAAAATTTGCATATGTGTGTAGTGGTTAGGCTGATATTAAGCAAGAATAGTGCCTGATTATTAATAAATCAGAATCATATATTAAAATGTTATGCGAAGTATCTAGCTGATATAGTAAAGGTGAGTCTATGACAAGAGTTATGTCTGTAGAAAATGTCGGGCTACGCAAAAACTTAGTAAAGGCAGTATGTATTCTAGATGGCGATGAACGTACTGCATGTCCTGTTCTGAGGATTATAACTCCTGTAAGGAAGTTTAGGAGTAGATTTAAAAGATTAGCTTGTTTTAAAATAGGAGATAACATTGATGTGATTCTCAATCATGTGGAACCACCTGATATATTAATTGTGCAAAGAAATGCGGCAGTGTACTGGAAGATCTTACGCCAGCTAAGAAATTACGGTACTAAATTGATATATGAGATTGATGATTTGCTGATCAACGTTCCAGAATTCCATCCTGATTATGCAACTTATACGTTACTAAAGCCATTTATCGTAGCAGCAATAAAAGATGCTGATGCTGTAACTGTATCTACTGACCGCCTTAAACACGAGTTATCGATATACAATCATAACATTTATGTGCTTCCTAATTACATAGATGTAGATTTATGGCAAGTTCGACATAATCTCAGCAAAAAGAAGAAAGATGTATGCGTGATTGGTTTTGGTGGTACGCCAACCCATGAAGCAGATATCCAGGTTATTATCCCGGCGATCAAGAGACTTATACGCAAATATGGAAACAAAATATTATTTCACTTTGTAGGTTGTATACCAGAAGACTTGCGCACTTGGCCTCAGGTTGAGTACTATACTTTTGTGCGGAATTATTATGGGTATGTAAGATGGCTGAAAAGAGCTAGTTGGGATATTGCTGTTGTACCTCTGCGCACATGTAAATTCAACATGTGCAAAAGCAATATAAAGTTTCTTGAGTATTCAGTATGTAGGGTCCCAAGCATCTATTCACGTATTGATCCGTATGCCAATAGTATAGTAGAATTCGAGACGGGAATTCTTTGTGAAGAATCCTATGAAGTATGGTATGACGCCATAGATGAGTTGATAAATAATGTGAGTCTAAGAGAAAAAATATCAAAAAATGCGTATGAATATGTCATGGATAAATACCTATTAGAAAAACATGTAAAAAAGTGGGAAGAAGTATATTTTGATGTTATTTAGCATTGTGAAATATTGTAATTGTGTATGTGAAATATGTGTCCGTACTGATGGTTATATTGCATGTAAGTATATGTGTAATATATCAAAGTACTAATATAAAAAGTAAGTAAGTGTGATAAATACTAAACTATATTCAAAACAAATAACTAACAATGACCAAAAGTTGATTGTGCTTGTGACTATAATTATTCCTGTTTACGGTAATCTTAATCTTACAAAAAAATGTGTTAGTTCAATACTAAAAATAAAGTCTAAAATTCCTTTCGAATTAATAATAATTGACGATGCATCCCAGGATGCTACTCCTGATTATCTCAGATATATTTCCCGACAATATCCTTTTGTAAGAACGCTGAGGAACGAAAAAAATTCCGGTTTTGCTGTTGCATGCAACAGAGGGGCTGCAATATCGAGGGGGAAATACCTGCTTTTTCTGAATAACGATACGGTTCCTCTTCCGGGCTGGCTGGATGCTCTTGTCGAGGTTGCGGAAAGGGATGAAAGGATTGCGGTTGTTGGAGCAAAGTTACTTTACCCGAACGGGACAATTCAGCATGCCGGGGTTTTGTTCAGAAATTTTCCTTTCCCGCTGAATCCGTTTCACGTTTACGCTGGAAAGCCCTCCGATTTCCCTGAAGCAAATGTTGAGCGAGATTACGATGTCGTGACCGCGGCATGTATGCTCGTCAGGAGAGATGTTTTTGAAAAGATGGGAGGGTTTGATGAGCGTTTTGTAAACGGCTATGAAGATGTGGATTTTTGTTTGAGGGTCAGAGAGGCAGGGTATCGAGTGGTTTACACGCCGAAAAGTGTAGTTTATCACCTGGAAAGTGCCACGCCGGGCCGCTTCGACCATTCAATTCCCAATATTCGTCTTCTCCATAATCGCTGGATGGGGAAAGTAAACTATGTTCTTAAAAAGGAACCCAGAGTCACCGTCGTTATTGTAAATTACAACGGCTGGGGTGACACATTAGAAGCCCTTTCTTCCGTCTTCATGAAAGAGCGTTATGAGCGTTTTAATGTGGTGGTCGTGGATAATGCGTCAAAGATTGACCTTTCTAACGAAATAAAAGCCTTTTGTGATGATGTCGGGCGGTCTTATTATAGAGTTACCGAAAATGTACCATCCCATGCAGAGTTCAAAGGAGAAGTCTTTTTCAAACGGCTTGGTGTCAATAAGGGCTTCGGAGGAGGGTGCAATGAGGGAATAAAAATGGCGCTGGCCTGGGGTGCCGACTACGTCTGGCTTCTCAATAACGACACCATAATTGGCGACCTTGCCATGTATTACCTTGTCTCCCTTGCAGAATATTTTCAGAACGTTGCCATCGTGGGATCTCAACTCCGTTGCTATCCCGATGTGGAAAAGGTCCAATTTGACGGGAGCAGTGTTTCTTATAGAGGTATTTCGGAAGCTAAAGATGTGGAAAAGATATTGAATGTTTCTTTCGTGTCTGGCGCCAGTATGCTTATTAAAAGCGACTTCTTAAGATCCTACGGACTTCTCAGGGAAGATTACTTTCTTTACTTTGAAGATAACGAGATATGCCTGAGAGCGCGTCGTTGCGGATTTGAAATACTCTATAATCCTTTGTCTGTTGTTTACCACAAAGGGGGAAGTTCTATTGGAGACTTCATGGAATCGCCTATAAGTAACTACTATGGTATCAGAAACTCTCTATTCTTTTACGAGGAGTTTTACAAAAATCATGTTTGGGACTGTGTGGACTATATTCAGCGGTCTGTGCTACCCAAGCTGGTATCAAAAGGAGACGTTCTCGGCCTGGAAGCGGCCCTGGAGGCCATAAAGGACTTTTTGCAAAACAGAAAAGGTCCCAGAGAAAGCGTGACCGACGGCGAAGAGGGTTTTCGTGAATCCTTGAGCGGTAATCAACCGCATTATGCAAACCTGCTGAACTCTCTGCTGCGGCTTCAGGCCGCTCTTTTGAGGGATCCCGGCCGGCAGGGGATTATCAGGGCTTATTTTGATACCGTAAGGACCTTAATAAGCCTTCGGATTGAAGGCAGAAGGTCGGATAGGGTTGGGGAATGAGCTACTGCCGTTTGGGATCCGAAAAGGCCCTCCACACTGTGTAGTCAAGGAAACCCGGGGTGCAGGTGTAGAGCAGTTCGGAGGGATTTTTTTTGTCCTGTGTTATTATGAGAGCCTCCACCGATGGTAACGATTCAAGAAGGGACATTCCTTTTTCTGCGCCTTCAACCATGACGGCAGTGGCCAGTGCGTCTATAAAGGCCGCCGGTTTTCCGACGACGGATACACTTGCAGTCTCCCGAACGGTAAAACCGGTACGCGGGTCGATTATATGGGTGTACCGTATCCCGTTTTTTATCACATACCGTTCATAGTCTCCCGATGTGACCACTCCGAGGTCCCTGAGTTCGAGCACGGCGATGAGTTTACGGGGGTCTCTGGGATGCTGAATTCCGATACGCCAGGGCTTACCCTGAGGAGCAGTGCCCAGGGCGTATATATCCCCGCCGGCGTTTACAAGTGCTCCATTAACGCCCTGACTTTTCAGGAATTCAACAGCTCTGTCTACTATGTAACCCTTTGCGATGCCTCCGAGGTCAATGGAAACGCCTTCTTTGGTAAACATTACCGTTTGCTTCTGGGGGTTCAGTAAAATGTATTGCCATCCCACCTTTTGGAGTGTCTTCTGGACTAGCGAAGGGTCTGGAATTGTGAACCCCGATCGTTTGTATACAGGCCAGAGTTTGATAAGGGGACCTACGGTTATGTCAAAAGCGCCATCTGAGATTTTACTGACCTTCAGGGCGAGAGAAATGACGTCAAAAAGTTCCTTACTCACCCTGACGGGCCTCTTTGCCCCTTCACGGTTAAGCAGGGAAACCTCGCTGTCTTCTCTGTGGGCGTCCATTCTGTTTACCATCTCTTTCATTATCGAAAAGGTCCGATCGATGAGGCCTGAGGCGGTTTTTGAGTCGGAATGAACGATCTGGATACTCACAACGGTTCCCATAAGGAGCTCATCTCTTCGGAAGATGTCTTCACTTCGGGCGTAGATGCTGTCGGGATTGGGTGATAGAAGAAAGAGCGCAAAGAAAGCGAAAATCCCGGTCAGCATTGGTGATATCAGCGAAAAAAAAGCTAAATGCCGCTTCACCTGTGATCTCCCGAATCCCCTGAGTTCATCAGCCATCTTTTTAGTGAGAAAAATCCCAGGATATCTACCGCAAGTGTGCCGAGGGTTTCAACGGCTTTTCTGAAGGGAGTATTTCTTACGGTCTGCCATGGTGGGACCTGGGAGTTTGTGGGTTGCCTTATGTTTGTAACGAAGGGCATTTCTCCTTTGAAAATATTACCGCTGTGGACTCGGCTCCATGCTTCGCCGCCCGGAGCTACATCCGTAACGTAGTCGAGAATGACCTGACCCGTGTCAAAAAAGGCCGTAACGACCTTGCGGCCTGAGGATGTGTTGCCCAGAGTTGCATCAGGTACCATTTCGAGGGCGTTCCAGGCTGCCAGCGTCAAGTCTTCGGTCGCGTGGTTCAGGCTTTTAACGACCCCGGTAACCCCGTCACCGACAATGGCCCTGTAGAGGCTCTTGAAGAAGTGGCCGATGCGGTTTGCGAAGCCCGATGGTCTGCTTTCTCCTTCAGGAACATAAGCCCCGAAGGTAATCCCGCTCACAAGGTGTTTGAAAAAATTGCCTATCGACGACAGCAGCCCAGGCTTCCGGGCTTCTTCTATTTTGCCTTCTGCGTTTACGTACCTGAATGAAGAGCCCACCGTAAGGTCGAGGAAAAAATTGCGCACGTTTGCTAAAGCATCGGAAAAATCTTTCCTTAGTCTGCTCGCAAAGGAATCGTGATCGCCTTTGTACAATCCATCAGGGGAATTTTCGTCGTAGAAGTCTCCTCCCGGGTTGCTTAGCAGTTGTTCTTTTGCATATACCCTGATTTGTTCACCCAGAGACATGGACTTTGAGTATGCCTCCAGGGCTTTGGCTGTCGTGGTTGCGGGTTTGTCGGGACCGGCAGTGCTGTGGAGACCAACTTCATAAAAGGGCCGGTTCTGTGATTGCGAAGCTCTTGAAACACGGGCTTTCAGGGAGTCAAGCTCTTTACCGAAAGACTTTTCCGATTTAACGCTCCCGGGATAGCCGTTTATAGCAAAGTCGTCAAAGCTTATGGGCCTGTTTCTGACACTACTCGACTTCACCGTCTTCCTCCCCCGGATCTGGAGAAGCAAATTTCGTTCCCTCAATATAACTAATCCAGAAGGTCCGTTATCTTTTTTACAGGTCTGAATGTTTCAGAAGGGATTTCCACGAAAAGGGTTATCCAGTGTGCCATACTGCCGTTCCACAGCCCCGGATGTTCTATTACTTTTATGGGTTTACCCTTGTAGTGCTTGCGGGTGATTATGACCGCATCGTAATCGACGAAGTCTTCCAGGTTATAGGGTCTTCCTCTGTGGTCCCGGAGAGAACAGACGATGTGAACGGGGTTAAAATGCGTGCTGGACTCCCATATCGAACGCTGATCAGGGTCGGTCATCCTTACCTGGGATTGTTCCACGATTTGTTTGGAAAGCCGGCCCTGAGCATCCCTTACCCAGAAGGGGCCTCCACCCGGAGCTCCGACATTCCTTACAACTCCGCATACTCTCTTGGGGCGGTCGAGAATCCGTTTCATTTCTTTTGCGGAAAGCCTGCTCTGAGGCGGTACTTCTATCCCTAAAGAATTGCAGAGTTTTTCAAAATCAGACCTGATGCCGCTACCATAGCTTTCTATCTTTTCGACCGTCTTAAAAATGTCTTTTTCAAGTCGTATAAGCAGGCCCCCGAGAACCTTTTGCCAGTGAATGACCGGTGGTTTTCTGTCGTCGGGTAGCACATTGTCGATGTTTTTTATGAAGACTATGTCGCCGTTACAGTTTTGAAGGTTTTTTAATAAAGCCCCGTGACCGCCCGGGCGGAGTAAGAGTCGCCCCTTTTCGTCTCTAAAGAGTCTGTTTTCCGGGTCAACCGCGGGAGTATCCGTGGAAGAGCTCTGGACGGAAAAGTCAATTTCGGGTTTGCATTCCGGTCGTTTTGCGAACATTTTCTCCACAATCTCGGTTCTTGCTTTGACAAACCGGTTGAGCTGGTTATGACCGACCGTGAAGTGCAATCGGGCCACTCCTTTTGCATCCTTTACATATCCGCAGGCCTCAATAACGTGCTCCTCAAAAGCGGTGCGAGGGCCGTCGGGGTAGGAGTGGAAGGGAATTAATGCCTTGGGAAGATGTCCGAGACCTATATCATCAAGGATTGCTTTTGCCAGTTTTTTTAAAGGGCCTTTTGACATAAACTCATTGAGCGTGTAGCCGCAAAGGCGATTGCAGCAATCGATCACGGCATCGGAAAAGGCAAACTCTTTAATTCTTTCGAAGAACAGTGCCGCTTCCCGAAGTTCCTTATCTCGTTCTGCTTCTCTGAGGAGATCGGAATAGGACTCGATGCCAGGGCGCTCGAGTAAATGCCACAG
This sequence is a window from Thermodesulforhabdus norvegica. Protein-coding genes within it:
- a CDS encoding class I SAM-dependent methyltransferase; this encodes MKLENACHSSPSLWGIIDKLHGGVSLEECRLLSRLASEVLEGCIVEIGSYRGKSAIALASGVRKISTISKPMIYCIDPHEEFIGYYGGKFGSQDRGSFYRTMLITRAFRDVALINMSSHDVAQAWRRPIGLLFIDGDHRYESVKRDFQYWEPHVLLGGLIVFHDATDPKCGPFRLIREIMESGRFQHVDTVGRICVLRKIYHDPCSASVPLLGPRRILVVVAGFTLNGGLLRFERVGRVLRKWGHEIVFVDLTGDVKQKREWSPSFPVVSLDQALQQQWDSVMVPGAGFPEWAIRTLRVFQKRNFGIRVQHILNDQSRFDRFKIVNRYFKPDIVIFNNDHWPPGSFTDFTGSRFYTLIGAVDTNSFRPSTYRSHPLKPGSWIIGGLASKNPEPLVESLRYLPLNMVLKLYGKDVHGLEKRYEIFIRQGRLQLLGEIFDEDLCRFYHNVDCVVMTEMHAGWSNLVAEAMASGTPVVCTPLGTGPIAYHERTALILKEPNPREIAKNVLRLQREPELCRQLAESARQVICSYSWEEYARQLLRLIHYDGRHHYTYAPSFGLYGKWPLEHRIAGLESLLDQAHGSTIIDIGAAEGLIAREFLKRGAKIIHGFDLDPGMVMTAKAICARWNNAIFRHADISNWDDFYNSNADILLKHYDIVIYLGVHHHLPPESRKNVLLKLLNMSKKYFAIRTTQKLYMEDSLEDMILAAGFREINNESSRGRRSEMGLLKIFERQNVREQRHSLIRHFVSYPKSGRTWIRYILYQLGVDKEIVFHHDGFEFNDPACPPHNFSIEDRIRRYGDVDRLVYLERDPRDVMVSLYAQVTGRFKDFFNYKGSISDFIRDPYFGAHNLQKFRVMWDYLIRRFGFLKITYEECHRNMELVIEKLLKYYGFSVSKESIRRAVENARFDKMKQLEQSRTFPYPWLRPRNDAPKVRKGKIGSFVEELNNEDIEYLNKIFSCCAKNSVK
- a CDS encoding sulfotransferase family protein gives rise to the protein MLRVADSSNRRVYPPSCEYDGYDGKVAIVVLGMHRSGTSAMAGVLHHLGVNMGKLLLEANKYNKKGYYENKNIVDFNRSKLLPKLNMTCTDLNLPSSDSIEALTADKNMISAAMDVIRQDYEHSVVFGMKDPRLCLLFPFWDKVLCEMGCAVKVIIMYRNPLEVALSLLNRDKIPVVYGVVLWARYMLSAEYFTRSTSRLFVNYDDVIKRTKYAIGKIQRYLRPNVELNMRNVSLVESFVDYKLKHFRVDNISKAYGGYQWLKVLNGIILSLTKASTNCSIKTLEIIDAVRGQYEKHKPVLDRAFPSMASLIL
- a CDS encoding glycosyltransferase yields the protein MTRVMSVENVGLRKNLVKAVCILDGDERTACPVLRIITPVRKFRSRFKRLACFKIGDNIDVILNHVEPPDILIVQRNAAVYWKILRQLRNYGTKLIYEIDDLLINVPEFHPDYATYTLLKPFIVAAIKDADAVTVSTDRLKHELSIYNHNIYVLPNYIDVDLWQVRHNLSKKKKDVCVIGFGGTPTHEADIQVIIPAIKRLIRKYGNKILFHFVGCIPEDLRTWPQVEYYTFVRNYYGYVRWLKRASWDIAVVPLRTCKFNMCKSNIKFLEYSVCRVPSIYSRIDPYANSIVEFETGILCEESYEVWYDAIDELINNVSLREKISKNAYEYVMDKYLLEKHVKKWEEVYFDVI
- a CDS encoding glycosyltransferase family 2 protein; the protein is MLVTIIIPVYGNLNLTKKCVSSILKIKSKIPFELIIIDDASQDATPDYLRYISRQYPFVRTLRNEKNSGFAVACNRGAAISRGKYLLFLNNDTVPLPGWLDALVEVAERDERIAVVGAKLLYPNGTIQHAGVLFRNFPFPLNPFHVYAGKPSDFPEANVERDYDVVTAACMLVRRDVFEKMGGFDERFVNGYEDVDFCLRVREAGYRVVYTPKSVVYHLESATPGRFDHSIPNIRLLHNRWMGKVNYVLKKEPRVTVVIVNYNGWGDTLEALSSVFMKERYERFNVVVVDNASKIDLSNEIKAFCDDVGRSYYRVTENVPSHAEFKGEVFFKRLGVNKGFGGGCNEGIKMALAWGADYVWLLNNDTIIGDLAMYYLVSLAEYFQNVAIVGSQLRCYPDVEKVQFDGSSVSYRGISEAKDVEKILNVSFVSGASMLIKSDFLRSYGLLREDYFLYFEDNEICLRARRCGFEILYNPLSVVYHKGGSSIGDFMESPISNYYGIRNSLFFYEEFYKNHVWDCVDYIQRSVLPKLVSKGDVLGLEAALEAIKDFLQNRKGPRESVTDGEEGFRESLSGNQPHYANLLNSLLRLQAALLRDPGRQGIIRAYFDTVRTLISLRIEGRRSDRVGE
- a CDS encoding FAD:protein FMN transferase, coding for MKRHLAFFSLISPMLTGIFAFFALFLLSPNPDSIYARSEDIFRRDELLMGTVVSIQIVHSDSKTASGLIDRTFSIMKEMVNRMDAHREDSEVSLLNREGAKRPVRVSKELFDVISLALKVSKISDGAFDITVGPLIKLWPVYKRSGFTIPDPSLVQKTLQKVGWQYILLNPQKQTVMFTKEGVSIDLGGIAKGYIVDRAVEFLKSQGVNGALVNAGGDIYALGTAPQGKPWRIGIQHPRDPRKLIAVLELRDLGVVTSGDYERYVIKNGIRYTHIIDPRTGFTVRETASVSVVGKPAAFIDALATAVMVEGAEKGMSLLESLPSVEALIITQDKKNPSELLYTCTPGFLDYTVWRAFSDPKRQ
- a CDS encoding DUF4301 family protein, which codes for MISLDERDREILKAHGITEEDIRNYLHHFEKNDWYVTLDRPCTVGDGIIRVKPEEERKLVGLFEAEARKGRTMKFVPASGAASRMFQCLWHLLERPGIESYSDLLREAERDKELREAALFFERIKEFAFSDAVIDCCNRLCGYTLNEFMSKGPLKKLAKAILDDIGLGHLPKALIPFHSYPDGPRTAFEEHVIEACGYVKDAKGVARLHFTVGHNQLNRFVKARTEIVEKMFAKRPECKPEIDFSVQSSSTDTPAVDPENRLFRDEKGRLLLRPGGHGALLKNLQNCNGDIVFIKNIDNVLPDDRKPPVIHWQKVLGGLLIRLEKDIFKTVEKIESYGSGIRSDFEKLCNSLGIEVPPQSRLSAKEMKRILDRPKRVCGVVRNVGAPGGGPFWVRDAQGRLSKQIVEQSQVRMTDPDQRSIWESSTHFNPVHIVCSLRDHRGRPYNLEDFVDYDAVIITRKHYKGKPIKVIEHPGLWNGSMAHWITLFVEIPSETFRPVKKITDLLD